The following are encoded together in the candidate division WOR-3 bacterium genome:
- a CDS encoding zinc-dependent alcohol dehydrogenase family protein — protein sequence MKAMILHQFASLEQHPEPLKLVEMPEPLPGTGEILLRVTVCGVCHTELDEIEGRTPPPRLPVIPGHQVIGRIEKCGPGANRFSIGDRVGVGWIFSACGRCEHCRRGEENLCPEFAATGRDANGGYAEFMVVPEAFAHTIPDIFSDIEAAPLLCAGAIGYRSLRLAGPFNTLGLTGFGASGHLVLKMAMHQNPRAQVYVFARSKSEQTFALELGATWAGDTEDNPGIGLDAIIDTTPVWKPMVSALAVLRPGGRLVVNAIRKEESDKAELLKLDYPKHLWMEKEVRSVANVTRQDIAEFLSLAAKAPIRPEVKEYRLEDANQALADLKARRIRGAKVLIVG from the coding sequence CAGCACCCGGAGCCATTGAAGCTAGTCGAGATGCCCGAACCTTTACCTGGAACCGGAGAGATTCTCCTGCGCGTGACGGTCTGCGGAGTGTGTCATACTGAACTGGATGAGATTGAGGGCCGAACCCCGCCGCCGAGGCTGCCGGTAATCCCAGGACATCAGGTGATCGGCCGAATAGAGAAGTGTGGTCCCGGTGCGAACCGATTCAGCATTGGCGATCGAGTCGGTGTCGGGTGGATATTCTCGGCTTGCGGGCGGTGCGAACACTGCCGGCGTGGAGAAGAGAACCTGTGCCCTGAGTTTGCTGCCACCGGACGCGACGCGAATGGTGGATACGCCGAGTTCATGGTCGTGCCCGAAGCATTCGCCCACACGATTCCCGACATCTTCTCTGACATCGAGGCGGCACCACTTCTGTGTGCCGGGGCAATCGGTTATCGTTCGCTCCGACTTGCCGGCCCTTTCAATACCCTGGGACTGACCGGATTCGGTGCTTCCGGACACCTGGTACTCAAGATGGCAATGCATCAGAACCCGAGGGCGCAGGTATATGTATTTGCCCGCAGCAAGTCAGAGCAGACATTTGCCCTTGAACTCGGCGCAACATGGGCTGGAGATACTGAAGACAACCCAGGCATCGGCCTTGACGCTATCATTGATACGACGCCGGTCTGGAAGCCCATGGTTTCAGCGCTGGCCGTACTCAGACCCGGCGGTCGGCTTGTGGTCAACGCCATCCGAAAAGAAGAGTCGGACAAAGCCGAGCTATTGAAACTGGACTATCCGAAGCACCTCTGGATGGAAAAGGAGGTTAGAAGCGTAGCCAACGTCACGCGCCAGGATATCGCTGAATTTCTTTCACTTGCAGCCAAGGCCCCCATCCGGCCTGAGGTCAAGGAGTATCGGCTTGAAGACGCTAACCAGGCTCTCGCAGACCTCAAGGCCCGCCGCATTCGTGGGGCCAAAGTGCTCATCGTCGGCTGA
- the ribD gene encoding bifunctional diaminohydroxyphosphoribosylaminopyrimidine deaminase/5-amino-6-(5-phosphoribosylamino)uracil reductase RibD, translating into MHEWMMMLALNLARRGQGFTSPNPMVGAVLARGNKVFGVGYHRVFGGPHAEIEALKQAGRSARGADLYVTMEPCCFCGKTGACTDALIRAGVKRVFAATLDPHPKVRGRGIRCLRRAGIRTHVGMLSDDARKLNEAYFCFHNQHRPFVVLKLGLSLDGMVATRRGESKWITGLKARQHNQKLRQVSDAVLVGVNTVLLDNPRLDCQLRRRKPILKVVLDTELHVPAGSRFIRTNGQALILTGSQSARRRKALERVGVEVATVRRTEDGFLMWDDVLNELYRRDVMSVLIEGGATVAASALDANIVDKVYAFHAPKILGAGRSLGMKMRPRSLKQVLTLKPVWHECYGEDVLTVGYLKKPG; encoded by the coding sequence GTGCACGAGTGGATGATGATGCTCGCGCTGAACTTGGCTCGACGCGGCCAGGGTTTTACATCTCCCAATCCAATGGTGGGTGCAGTGTTAGCCAGAGGGAACAAAGTGTTTGGTGTCGGCTATCACCGAGTCTTCGGCGGGCCACACGCGGAAATCGAAGCGCTGAAACAAGCTGGCCGTAGTGCCCGTGGAGCAGACCTGTACGTTACGATGGAACCGTGCTGCTTCTGTGGCAAGACCGGAGCCTGTACTGACGCACTGATTCGAGCAGGGGTCAAACGGGTTTTTGCGGCGACACTGGACCCTCACCCAAAGGTTCGGGGCCGCGGGATAAGATGCCTGCGCCGAGCCGGAATCCGGACACATGTCGGAATGCTCTCTGACGACGCACGTAAGCTGAATGAGGCGTACTTCTGCTTCCACAATCAGCATCGGCCTTTTGTTGTGCTCAAACTGGGTCTGAGCCTTGACGGTATGGTTGCCACGCGCCGCGGAGAGTCGAAATGGATAACCGGCCTCAAGGCCCGACAACACAACCAGAAGTTACGGCAAGTGTCAGATGCCGTGCTCGTGGGTGTGAATACGGTACTGCTCGACAACCCAAGGCTCGATTGTCAGCTCAGGCGAAGAAAACCTATCTTGAAGGTCGTGCTTGATACCGAGCTGCACGTTCCTGCCGGCAGCAGATTCATAAGAACCAATGGGCAGGCCTTGATACTGACCGGGTCGCAGAGTGCACGACGTAGGAAAGCACTTGAACGTGTCGGTGTCGAGGTAGCCACGGTGCGTCGGACGGAAGACGGTTTCCTTATGTGGGATGACGTTCTAAATGAGCTGTATCGTCGTGACGTGATGTCAGTGCTGATTGAGGGTGGAGCGACCGTGGCAGCTTCAGCCCTGGACGCCAACATTGTGGATAAGGTGTATGCATTTCACGCACCAAAGATACTGGGGGCGGGGCGTAGCCTCGGCATGAAAATGAGACCCCGAAGTCTGAAGCAGGTATTGACCCTGAAGCCGGTGTGGCACGAGTGTTACGGTGAGGACGTGCTGACCGTGGGATACCTGAAGAAACCAGGATAA
- a CDS encoding riboflavin synthase, translating to MFTGLIEEIGRLANTADTRGNLVLTIEAGFAPQLRPGDSVAVDGCCLTVIKANSYRFQVEAVAATLKQTTLSELHIGSRVNLERALVLGDRLGGHFVQGHVDELAVLTNVERVTGSWGMAFRVKAENRRFLVEHGSVCVNGVSLTIAGLKPEGFRVNVIPHTWNNTNLKELRVGNKVNLEYDLLVKAVWRTLGTRMGT from the coding sequence TTGTTCACTGGGCTGATCGAGGAAATCGGCCGGCTGGCAAACACGGCGGACACGAGAGGGAATCTGGTACTGACGATTGAGGCCGGCTTTGCTCCTCAGCTCAGGCCCGGCGACAGCGTCGCCGTGGACGGCTGCTGCTTGACGGTCATCAAAGCAAACAGCTACCGGTTCCAGGTCGAGGCGGTTGCGGCAACCTTGAAGCAGACCACTCTGAGTGAGCTTCATATCGGCTCCAGGGTAAACCTCGAACGTGCGCTTGTGCTCGGCGACCGACTGGGCGGCCACTTTGTGCAGGGCCACGTAGATGAGCTAGCGGTGCTGACTAATGTCGAGCGTGTAACCGGATCCTGGGGCATGGCTTTCAGAGTGAAGGCAGAGAACCGCAGATTCCTTGTCGAACACGGCTCAGTGTGTGTGAATGGCGTGAGCCTTACCATCGCCGGGCTGAAACCTGAAGGTTTCCGCGTCAATGTCATTCCCCATACCTGGAACAACACGAATCTGAAGGAACTTCGCGTCGGCAATAAGGTGAATCTAGAGTATGACCTGCTAGTGAAAGCAGTTTGGCGGACACTTGGTACAAGAATGGGAACTTAG